The following are encoded together in the Myxocyprinus asiaticus isolate MX2 ecotype Aquarium Trade chromosome 7, UBuf_Myxa_2, whole genome shotgun sequence genome:
- the tlr3 gene encoding toll-like receptor 3: protein MDLKLILLPLFWTCFYYHFGHSASPHKSTCTVENGKADCSHMNLAAVPTNLPRNISTLDVSHNKLKNLSSLHLYSNLVHIDASYNSLTVVEEGLCLDLPHLQSLNVQHNEVYLLSEKDLKNCFQLVRLDLSDNRLKLRGEPFSVLKSLTWLDVSRNKLKSAKLGTQPQLPNLVTLVISGNDISVLQKYDFSFLSNSSAFRVLILSSLPLKKVENGCFKSIAKLSDLVLDDCKLSPQFTTNLCQELAGTALLNLSLQNALQVTLTNTTFQGLDKTNISVLDLSNNAMSKIAEDTFQWFPRLECLSLRHNSLRHLTKDTFRGLGSLRQLNLQKALTKGRASSYPIIDDYSFHHLVKLEHLCMTNTAFREITEHVFSGLPQLRTLDLSWSSTGLKTVSNVTFASLQESPLLQTLNLTGMAINRLGPGAFSTLGNLTTLLLGHNFINQQLKGDELQGLSNLKEIDLSLNQQSISLTNTSFIHVPALRVLMLGHALRGTLDMEPSPFRPLVNLTVLDLSNNNIANINAGLLRGLYRLKVLKLQHNNLARLWKTANPGGPVLFLKDVTKLSFLDLDFNGLDEIPVNALRSFSELHELSLRGNLLNQLHTLVFDDLKSLKYLHLQKNFITSVQRVTFGVPLSNLTELHMDHNPFDCTCESILWFSEWLNSTNASVPGFPQSYVCNTPYAYFNRSVMDFDPLSCKDMTPFKALYILSSTAVLMLLVTAFLVHYQGWRIQFFWSLMVNRMLGMKDKSITEGRYEYDAYIIHTAKDKPWVERSLLPLEDENLYFFLEYRDAVPGFSQLDTIVENMGKSRKIIFVITEMLLKDPWCRQFKAHHALHQVMEESRDSLILIFLQDVADYNLNRSLHLRRGMLKPCCVLYWPLHRERIPAFHQKLRLALASTNKVN, encoded by the exons ATGGATCTGAAACTTATATTGTTGCCCTTGTTCTGGACATGTTTTtattaccactttggccactctGCATCACCACACAAGTCAACATGTACAGTTGAGAATGGCAAAGCAGACTGTAGCCATATGAATCTGGCTGCGGTTCCAACAAACTTACCAAGAAATATTAGTACATTGGATGTGTCCCACAATAAACTAAAAAATCTGTCTTCCCTGCATTTGTACTCTAATCTGGTGCATATAGATGCCAGCTACAACTCTTTAACTGTTGTAGAAGAGGGTTTATGTTTAGATCTGCCACACCTGCAAAGTCTTAATGTGCAACACAATGAAGTGTATTTATTGAGCGAGAAAGACCTGAAAAACTGTTTCCAGTTGGTACGACTCGATCTGTCTGACAACAGACTGAAGCTACGTGGGGAGCCCTTCTCAGTTCTAAAG AGTTTGACCTGGTTGGATGTGTCTCGGAACAAACTGAAATCTGCTAAACTGGGCACTCAACCTCAGCTGCCAAACTTGGTGACCCTTGTTATTTCTGGAAATGACATTTCTGTACTGCAAAAGTATGACTTCTCATTCCTCAGTAATTCCTCTGCATTTCGGGTTCTGATACTTTCGTCTCTGCCTCTTAAAAAG GTTGAGAATGGCTGTTTCAAGTCTATTGCCAAACTATCTGACTTGGTGCTGGATGATTGCAAGCTCAGCCCACAGTTTACCACCAATCTTTGTCAAGAACTTGCTGGCACAGCCTTGCTAAATCTTTCCCTTCAGAACGCTCTCCAGGTGACACTCACAAACACCACCTTCCAAGGCCTAGACAAGACTAACATCTCAGTCCTTGACCTCAGCAACAACGCAATGTCAAAGATTGCAGAGGACACCTTTCAGTGGTTTCCCCGGCTGGAATGTTTATCCCTGAGGCACAATTCCCTTAGGCACCTAACTAAGGACACTTTTAGGGGACTGGGAAGTCTAAGGCAGCTAAACCTGCAGAAAGCACTGACTAAGGGCCGTGCATCTTCCTACCCAATTATTGATGACTACTCCTTCCATCATTTAGTCAAGTTAGAGCATCTATGCATGACAAATACTGCATTCAGAGAGATAACAGAGCATGTCTTTTCTGGACTTCCACAGCTGAGGACACTGGACTTGAGTTGGAGCAGCACAGGGTTGAAGACAGTCTCAAATGTTACCTTTGCTTCTCTGCAAGAGTCTCCACTCCTTCAGACACTTAATCTTACAGGCATGGCTATCAACAGGCTTGGGCCTGGAGCCTTCTCAACCTTGGGCAACCTCACTACACTCTTGCTTGGCCACAATTTCATTAATCAGCAGTTGAAAGGAGATGAGTTACAGGGCCTCTCTAATTTAAAAGAGATCGACTTGTCTCTTAACCAGCAAAGTATTTCCCTTACCAATACATCATTCATCCATGTTCCTGCATTGAGGGTTTTAATGCTAGGTCATGCCCTAAGAGGGACTCTAGATATGGAACCATCTCCATTCAGGCCCCTGGTCAACCTCACAGTTCTGGATCTCAGTAATAACAATATTGCAAACATAAACGCTGGCTTACTGAGGGGACTGTATCGTCTGAAAGTCCTTAAACTGCAGCATAACAACTTGGCTAGGTTGTGGAAGACAGCCAACCCTGGCGGTCCAGTGTTGTTCCTCAAAGATGTAACAAAACTGTCTTTTCTGGATCTGGATTTCAATGGCCTAGATGAGATTCCAGTTAATGCTTTGCGGAGTTTCTCTGAACTACATGAGTTAAGTCTTCGTGGTAATCTCTTGAACCAGCTGCATACCTTAGTATTTGATGACCTAAAGTCTTTAAAGTATTTGCATCTTCAGAAGAACTTTATAACATCTGTACAACGTGTCACATTTGGTGTGCCACTGTCCAACCTTACGGAACTTCACATGGATCACAACCCTTTTGACTGCACCTGTGAGAGCATACTTTGGTTCTCTGAGTGGCTGAACTCCACTAATGCCAGTGTTCCTGGATTCCCACAGAGTTACGTCTGCAACACTCCATATGCCTACTTCAACCGCTCTGTCATGGACTTTGACCCACTCTCCTGCAAGGATATGACACCGTTCAAGGCGCTGTACATTTTGAGTAGTACGGCAGTGTTGATGCTGTTAGTTACAGCTTTCCTGGTACATTACCAGGGATGGAGAATCCAGTTCTTCTGGAGCCTAATGGTAAACCGTATGCTGGGGATGAAGGACAAAAGTATTACTGAAGGTAGATATGAGTATGATGCTTATATCATCCACACTGCCAAGGACAAGCCATGGGTGGAACGAAGCTTGCTCCCCCTAGAGgatgaaaatttatatttttttcttgaatATCGAGATGCAGTGCCTGGCTTTTCTCAACTTGATACCATTGTTGAAAATATGGGAAAGTCCAGGAAGATAATTTTTGTTATCACAGAAATGCTTCTAAAGGATCCATGGTGCAGGCA ATTCAAAGCCCATCATGCCCTTCACCAGGTAATGGAGGAAAGTCGTGACTCACTGATTCTGATTTTCCTACAAGACGTAGCTGATTACAATCTGAATCGCTCTCTACATCTGCGTCGTGGCATGTTGAAACCTTGCTGTGTTCTCTACTGGCCTTTACACAGAGAACGCATCCCAGCTTTCCATCAGAAACTCCGCTTGGCATTAGCCTCTACCAACAAAGTCAACTAG